The Thamnophis elegans isolate rThaEle1 chromosome Z, rThaEle1.pri, whole genome shotgun sequence genome contains a region encoding:
- the TOPAZ1 gene encoding protein TOPAZ1 isoform X5, translating into METQIGQTTSVIKNSKKNESGDSDQLFSLPFPVKSHNLSKQYIPTSETVIKDKDQQNRNFVSEEREKRSCHNTDIMPVSCDYILNIKLEDKVLIKGRESQNRVSSVMKREHDVALQNTLQSESRKKRRKSSSLEVGSQGDIVIEKIYTSSLLEHEEKTQSSTKNAKNLKKNSLIMRRLHEMGTVTEKDGTSVIINLGSENVSGNLQKSHSHLASESKLQHKRWNFRKRIKPIWPKQNRIQKVKRNITEKHGNSVMIDLGTEKAPENLQKSCSCVVSQLSLQQKTWNFRERIKPAWPDQKQHKSQRIKRSICKLDCIIQNISVLKYRENFPKSQIYVKYPISVSSAAVTHFSSNCIEGIECLMKNAMVNFVKQKELTVSKLQKNIKVSNGLRQDLLDSIVDFEENRCKSNVKEGINRMVTQMFSKSKIYTSDGEKQSWKSERSVAEIVEYSQWILKKKVTKEQMDCLPKENLLVTKTEGTSKEETNGKDEIVSSTDLKKEIKTFREDTLDILSRQYGRLPYTILNILKNCNIETALEQSACLLITEANVPKNNNSVKLCFWKQTKKYCNTTFSITNTACLENFDIRILEKKIEKSALVKYRNERFEWLSMYNVPPCKKSLVVKSFDCYYIKTLQPTGIEAQSYIINCRSLHTAFDQGKSLTSKGMGQNELSSIPNVIHNIKLITQKDILVSREMSQHTKSQNAKRIKENKLSMDFKKPCKKLKMPEDLEESSVMKVLINEDISAEHDIPIEENTVAIDSAVISEKLDYNETSIFSLLDCIPDFSLELPSQNQVATMSSNETADQEHFIAYGYSIFEKPVVLKTDKNESKEIEPFIDFSKMDENKSIAETVDIEKNMVCNSNATPYMKRKRTCNIKTKKTGRKPCLYSCQRAIPISGKNTWPRESCARTSLSICKNHALDSHRGYLEDTDSVTKWSKLEVHKPLVDSCKISLNTMECAVESPFSDCILHMGKIFSPITENRFSYDDMERSKQSTEIVESKVVLNLLKEKGKSINIQNDSFASIRKNRTDNPSVTKQKTVLKNLTSGTLSNFKIPLLEGKGNFRKLETETSSEKDTGNSSNILENVLSPKEARIKMASSDKKFSSQIQSEQENYTSALEKYMHQFNSDISENVSKKRRICNTFENTSHKNKLKSPTLNDTPFSLNTGNIEEQMLNSALASEIIDKVNVNNKLAQESDDICPDILKAYEDDILVIDVIQDDPDLFGDNVKQEDDTAKINNTKNIYSSHFSEKDLEWKSESSQFSKSKHLKFIRESRFQDYETLKLDDNADGLVIQGGISESSPEDGQLSELNKLTKVFDTDEKYEFSKKLLAMQEQKTNVQDFAKIENTLTIEPLSCDHQLELSFPTAKAIVPQQQDPTLKSRSNDFRFPRKCPPLPSSSTNSYKTWKEKKHPGTYLGLTLPRGYCRYYFNSLNSCENPKCWFSHVLESTDDKLCSEIIKKYISIGGVALLQRAVHIFSDYCKKSIPVYHLDLQMFHDLLTSLLQFCLLKELFHVVRTGIRIKILPNIDILLKIFEQVTLMKVKEAVPELSDIFYKLIDTGMVLEQEHIRHINSLLNQLHDSSQEITMVRSRIVKKKVTGLNWELCMLK; encoded by the exons ATGGAAACCCAAATTGGACAGACAACATCTGTGAtaaaaaactctaaaaaaaatgaGAGTGGGGACAGTGACCAATTGTTCTCTTTGCCATTTCCAGTGAAATCTCATAACTTAAGTAAGCAATACATTCCTACTTCTGAAACAGTCATAAAAGATAAGGATCAGCAGAACAGGAATTTTGTCTctgaggaaagagagaagagaagttgCCATAATACAGACATCATGCCAGTCAGCTGTGACTACATTTTAAACATTAAATTGGAAGATAAGGTTTTGATAAAAGGAAGAGAGTCACAGAACAGAGTATCAAGTGTGATGAAAAGGGAACATGATGTTGCTTTGCAAAATACATTGCAATCAGAGAGTAGGAAAAAAAGGCGTAAGAGTTCTTCATTGGAAGTGGGATCTCAAGGAGACATTGTCatagaaaaaatatatactaGTTCTTTACTAGAACATGAAGAAAAAACCCAAAGTTCcacaaaaaatgcaaagaatttaaagaaaaattcTTTGATAATGAGAAGATTACACGAGATGGGAACTGTAACTGAAAAGGATGGGACTTCAGTAATAATTAATTTAGGCTCTGAAAATGTATCAGGAAACCTGCAGAAAAGCCACAGTCACTTAGCCTCAGAATCAAAACTTCAGCATAAAAGATGGAATTTTAGGAAGCGAATTAAACCAATTTGGCCAAAGCAGAATAGAATTCAAAAAGTAAAGAGAAACATAACTGAGAAGCATGGTAATTCAGTAATGATAGATTTAGGGACTGAAAAAGCACCAGAAAACCTGCAGAAAAGCTGTAGCTGCGTAGTCTCACAATTGAGTCTTCAGCAGAAAACATGGAATTTTAGGGAGAGGATTAAACCAGCTTGGCCAGATCAAAAGCAGCACAAAAGTCAGAGAATAAAGAGAAGTATATGTAAGTTAGATTGTATCATACAGAACATAAGTGTATtaaaatatagagaaaatttCCCAAAATCGCAGATATATGTAAAGTACCCAATTAGTGTGAGCTCAGCTGCTGTGACACATTTTTCAAGTAACTGTATAGAAGGAATAGAGTGTCTAATGAAAAACGCAATGGTGaattttgtaaaacaaaaagaACTGACTGTCTCAAAATTGCAAAAGAATATAAAAGTTTCAAATGGACTTAGGCAAGATTTATTGGATTCTATAGTAGACTTTGAAGAAAATAGATGCAAAAGTAATGTAAAAGAAGGAATAAATAGGATGGTAACACAAATGTTTTCAAAATCAAAAATCTATACAAGTGATGGTGAAAAACAAAGTTGGAAATCAGAAAGAAGTGTTGCAGAGATTGTGGAATACAGCCAAtggattttaaagaagaaagtAACTAAAGAACAAATGGATTGTTTACCTAAAGAGAATCTGTTGGTTACCAAAACAGAGGGAACTAGTAAGGAAGAGACAAATGGAAAGGATGAAATTGTTTCTTCAACTGatcttaaaaaagaaatcaaaacattTA gaGAAGATACCCTTGACATTTTAAGTAGACAATATGGAAGGCTGCCATATACAATTCTGAATATATTAAAGAACTGCAACATAGAGACAGCATTAGAACAGTCTGCATGTCTACTGATAACTGAGGCAAATGTGCCCAAGAACAACAATTCTGTTAAACTTTGCTTTTGGAAGCAGACTAAGAAATATTGTAACACTACTTTTTCTATCACAAATACTGCATGTCTAGAAAATTTTGACATACGAATacttgaaaagaaaattgaaaaaagCGCATTGGTGAAGTATCGGAATGAAAGATTTGAATGGCTTTCTATGTATAATGTTCCTCCCTGCAAAAAGAGTCTAGTAGTAAAATCATTTGATTGTTATTACATTAAGACATTACAACCTACAGGTATTGAGGCTCAAAGCTATATAATTAATTGTAGATCTCTGCATACTGCGTTTGATCAAGGAAAATCCCTAACTTCTAAGGGTATGGGACAGAATGAACTTAGTAGTATCCCTAATGTAAtacataatataaaattaatcacACAAAAAGACATTTTGGTTTCAAGAGAAATGTCCCAGCATACTAAAAGTCAAAATGCAAAGCGAATCAAGGAAAATAAATTGTCTATGGATTTTAAAAAGCCATGCAAAAAACTAAAAATGCCAGAGGACTTAGAAGAATCATCGGTCATGAAAGTTCTCATAAATGAAGATATTTCTGCTGAACATGACATACCAATAGAAGAAAATACTGTTGCCATAGATTCTGCAGTAATTTCAGAAAAACTAGATTATAATGAAACAAGTATCTTTTCTTTACTTGATTGTATACCTGATTTTAGTCTAGAGCTGCCTTCTCAAAATCAAGTTGCCACCATGTCTAGCAATGAAACAGCAGACCAAGAGCACTTCATTGCATACGGTTACAGTATTTTTGAGAAACCAGTAGTTCTCAAAACAGACAAGAATGAATCAAAAGAAATAGAGCCATTTATTGACTTCAGtaaaatggatgaaaataaaTCCATAGCGGAGACAGTggatattgaaaaaaatatggtCTGTAATAGTAATGCTACTCCCtacatgaaaagaaaaaggacatgtaacataaaaacaaaaaaaactggtAGGAAACCGTGTCTGTATAGCTGTCAAAGGGCAATCCCAATTAGTGGTAAAAATACATGGCCTCGTGAATCATGCGCAAGGACATCCTTGTCGATTTGTAAAAATCATGCATTGGATTCACATAGAGGATATTTAGAAGATACTGATTCAGTAACAAAATGGAGCAAATTGGAGGTCCATAAACCATTGGTAGATAGTTGTAAAATATCTCTAAATACAATGGAATGTGCTGTTGAAAGTCCATTTTCAGACTGCATATTGCATATGGGCAAGATATTTTCACCAATTACTGAGAATAGGTTTTCTTATGATGATATGGAAAGATCTAAACAAAGTACTGAAATTGTAGAATCAAAAGTGGttttgaatttattaaaagaaaaaggaaaaagtataAATATTCAGAATGACTCATTTGCAAGCATTAGGAAAAATAGGACAGATAATCCATCAGTTACCAAACAaaaaactgtgttgaaaaatttgacatcaGGAACTTTGTCAAATTTCAAAATTCCTTTACTTGAAGGTAAAGGTAATTTTAGAAAATTAGAAACTGAAACATCATCCGAAAAGGATACTGGCaattcttcaaatattttagaGAATGTTCTTTCTCCAAAAGAAGCTAGAATTAAAATGGCTTCATCTGACAAAAAATTTAGCTCACAAATCCAATCAGAACAGGAGAATTATACGTCTGCACTGGAAAAATACATGCATCAATTCAACAGTgatatttctgaaaatgtttctAAAAAGAGAAGAATTTGTAATACTTTTGAGAATACTTCACATAAGAATAAACTAAAATCACCAACTTTGAATGATACTCCTTTCTCTTTGAATACTGGAAATATAGAGGAACAAATGCTAAATTCTGCTTTGGCCTCAGAAATTATTGATAAAGTTAATGTCAACAATAAGTTGGCGCAGGAGAGCGATGACATTTGTCCAGATATTCTTAAGGCTTATGAAGATGATATTCTTGTAATTGATGTTATTCAAGATGATCCGGACCTGTTTGGAGATAATGTTAAGCAAGAAGATGACACTGCAAAGATTAATAATACTAAAAACATTTATAGCAGTCACTTTTCAGAAAAAGATCTGGAATGGAAATCGGAGTCTTCTCAATTTTCAAAAAGCAAGCATTTGAAATTCATTAG AGAAAGCCGCTTTCAAGATTATGAAACACTGAAATTGGATGATAATGCTGATGGTTTGGTGATACAAG GAGGAATATCAGAATCATCCCCTGAAGATGGACAGCTGTCAGAACTGAATAAACTTACCAAGGTTTTTGATACAGATGAAAAG TATGAATTTTCAAAGAAATTGCTTGCTATGCAAGAACAGAAAACAAATGTTCAAGACTTTGCAAAAAT TGAGAATACCCTAACAATTGAACCTTTGAGCTGTGATCATCAATTGGAATTGTCATTTCCTACTGCGAAAGCTATTGTTCCTCAACAGCAAGACCCAACACTAAAATCAAGGAGTAATG ATTTCAGATTCCCAAGGAAATGTCCTCCTTTGCCCTCATCATCTACTAATAGTTATAAaacctggaaagaaaaaaaacatccagGG ACTTATTTAGGATTGACTTTACCTCGTGGATACTGCAGATACTATTTCAATTCATTGAATAGCTGTGAGAATCCAAAATGCTGGTTTTCGCATGTTCTTGAATCAACAGATGATAAG CTTTGCAGTGAAATAATTAAGAAATATATAAGTATTGGTGGCGTAGCTTTGCTGCAACGGGCAG
- the TOPAZ1 gene encoding protein TOPAZ1 isoform X3, with the protein METQIGQTTSVIKNSKKNESGDSDQLFSLPFPVKSHNLSKQYIPTSETVIKDKDQQNRNFVSEEREKRSCHNTDIMPVSCDYILNIKLEDKVLIKGRESQNRVSSVMKREHDVALQNTLQSESRKKRRKSSSLEVGSQGDIVIEKIYTSSLLEHEEKTQSSTKNAKNLKKNSLIMRRLHEMGTVTEKDGTSVIINLGSENVSGNLQKSHSHLASESKLQHKRWNFRKRIKPIWPKQNRIQKVKRNITEKHGNSVMIDLGTEKAPENLQKSCSCVVSQLSLQQKTWNFRERIKPAWPDQKQHKSQRIKRSICKLDCIIQNISVLKYRENFPKSQIYVKYPISVSSAAVTHFSSNCIEGIECLMKNAMVNFVKQKELTVSKLQKNIKVSNGLRQDLLDSIVDFEENRCKSNVKEGINRMVTQMFSKSKIYTSDGEKQSWKSERSVAEIVEYSQWILKKKVTKEQMDCLPKENLLVTKTEGTSKEETNGKDEIVSSTDLKKEIKTFREDTLDILSRQYGRLPYTILNILKNCNIETALEQSACLLITEANVPKNNNSVKLCFWKQTKKYCNTTFSITNTACLENFDIRILEKKIEKSALVKYRNERFEWLSMYNVPPCKKSLVVKSFDCYYIKTLQPTGIEAQSYIINCRSLHTAFDQGKSLTSKGMGQNELSSIPNVIHNIKLITQKDILVSREMSQHTKSQNAKRIKENKLSMDFKKPCKKLKMPEDLEESSVMKVLINEDISAEHDIPIEENTVAIDSAVISEKLDYNETSIFSLLDCIPDFSLELPSQNQVATMSSNETADQEHFIAYGYSIFEKPVVLKTDKNESKEIEPFIDFSKMDENKSIAETVDIEKNMVCNSNATPYMKRKRTCNIKTKKTGRKPCLYSCQRAIPISGKNTWPRESCARTSLSICKNHALDSHRGYLEDTDSVTKWSKLEVHKPLVDSCKISLNTMECAVESPFSDCILHMGKIFSPITENRFSYDDMERSKQSTEIVESKVVLNLLKEKGKSINIQNDSFASIRKNRTDNPSVTKQKTVLKNLTSGTLSNFKIPLLEGKGNFRKLETETSSEKDTGNSSNILENVLSPKEARIKMASSDKKFSSQIQSEQENYTSALEKYMHQFNSDISENVSKKRRICNTFENTSHKNKLKSPTLNDTPFSLNTGNIEEQMLNSALASEIIDKVNVNNKLAQESDDICPDILKAYEDDILVIDVIQDDPDLFGDNVKQEDDTAKINNTKNIYSSHFSEKDLEWKSESSQFSKSKHLKFIRESRFQDYETLKLDDNADGLVIQGGISESSPEDGQLSELNKLTKVFDTDEKYEFSKKLLAMQEQKTNVQDFAKIENTLTIEPLSCDHQLELSFPTAKAIVPQQQDPTLKSRSNDFRFPRKCPPLPSSSTNSYKTWKEKKHPGTYLGLTLPRGYCRYYFNSLNSCENPKCWFSHVLESTDDKLCSEIIKKYISIGGVALLQRAVHIFSDYCKKSIPVYHLDLQMFHDLLTSLLQFCLLKELFHVVRTGIRIKILPNIDILLKIFEQVTLMKVKEAVPELSDIFYKLIDTGMVLEQEHIRHINSLLNQLHDSSQEITMVRSRFQERDFHKAIFCDFDSTIAAFKWWSGFSLPYLGYVSEH; encoded by the exons ATGGAAACCCAAATTGGACAGACAACATCTGTGAtaaaaaactctaaaaaaaatgaGAGTGGGGACAGTGACCAATTGTTCTCTTTGCCATTTCCAGTGAAATCTCATAACTTAAGTAAGCAATACATTCCTACTTCTGAAACAGTCATAAAAGATAAGGATCAGCAGAACAGGAATTTTGTCTctgaggaaagagagaagagaagttgCCATAATACAGACATCATGCCAGTCAGCTGTGACTACATTTTAAACATTAAATTGGAAGATAAGGTTTTGATAAAAGGAAGAGAGTCACAGAACAGAGTATCAAGTGTGATGAAAAGGGAACATGATGTTGCTTTGCAAAATACATTGCAATCAGAGAGTAGGAAAAAAAGGCGTAAGAGTTCTTCATTGGAAGTGGGATCTCAAGGAGACATTGTCatagaaaaaatatatactaGTTCTTTACTAGAACATGAAGAAAAAACCCAAAGTTCcacaaaaaatgcaaagaatttaaagaaaaattcTTTGATAATGAGAAGATTACACGAGATGGGAACTGTAACTGAAAAGGATGGGACTTCAGTAATAATTAATTTAGGCTCTGAAAATGTATCAGGAAACCTGCAGAAAAGCCACAGTCACTTAGCCTCAGAATCAAAACTTCAGCATAAAAGATGGAATTTTAGGAAGCGAATTAAACCAATTTGGCCAAAGCAGAATAGAATTCAAAAAGTAAAGAGAAACATAACTGAGAAGCATGGTAATTCAGTAATGATAGATTTAGGGACTGAAAAAGCACCAGAAAACCTGCAGAAAAGCTGTAGCTGCGTAGTCTCACAATTGAGTCTTCAGCAGAAAACATGGAATTTTAGGGAGAGGATTAAACCAGCTTGGCCAGATCAAAAGCAGCACAAAAGTCAGAGAATAAAGAGAAGTATATGTAAGTTAGATTGTATCATACAGAACATAAGTGTATtaaaatatagagaaaatttCCCAAAATCGCAGATATATGTAAAGTACCCAATTAGTGTGAGCTCAGCTGCTGTGACACATTTTTCAAGTAACTGTATAGAAGGAATAGAGTGTCTAATGAAAAACGCAATGGTGaattttgtaaaacaaaaagaACTGACTGTCTCAAAATTGCAAAAGAATATAAAAGTTTCAAATGGACTTAGGCAAGATTTATTGGATTCTATAGTAGACTTTGAAGAAAATAGATGCAAAAGTAATGTAAAAGAAGGAATAAATAGGATGGTAACACAAATGTTTTCAAAATCAAAAATCTATACAAGTGATGGTGAAAAACAAAGTTGGAAATCAGAAAGAAGTGTTGCAGAGATTGTGGAATACAGCCAAtggattttaaagaagaaagtAACTAAAGAACAAATGGATTGTTTACCTAAAGAGAATCTGTTGGTTACCAAAACAGAGGGAACTAGTAAGGAAGAGACAAATGGAAAGGATGAAATTGTTTCTTCAACTGatcttaaaaaagaaatcaaaacattTA gaGAAGATACCCTTGACATTTTAAGTAGACAATATGGAAGGCTGCCATATACAATTCTGAATATATTAAAGAACTGCAACATAGAGACAGCATTAGAACAGTCTGCATGTCTACTGATAACTGAGGCAAATGTGCCCAAGAACAACAATTCTGTTAAACTTTGCTTTTGGAAGCAGACTAAGAAATATTGTAACACTACTTTTTCTATCACAAATACTGCATGTCTAGAAAATTTTGACATACGAATacttgaaaagaaaattgaaaaaagCGCATTGGTGAAGTATCGGAATGAAAGATTTGAATGGCTTTCTATGTATAATGTTCCTCCCTGCAAAAAGAGTCTAGTAGTAAAATCATTTGATTGTTATTACATTAAGACATTACAACCTACAGGTATTGAGGCTCAAAGCTATATAATTAATTGTAGATCTCTGCATACTGCGTTTGATCAAGGAAAATCCCTAACTTCTAAGGGTATGGGACAGAATGAACTTAGTAGTATCCCTAATGTAAtacataatataaaattaatcacACAAAAAGACATTTTGGTTTCAAGAGAAATGTCCCAGCATACTAAAAGTCAAAATGCAAAGCGAATCAAGGAAAATAAATTGTCTATGGATTTTAAAAAGCCATGCAAAAAACTAAAAATGCCAGAGGACTTAGAAGAATCATCGGTCATGAAAGTTCTCATAAATGAAGATATTTCTGCTGAACATGACATACCAATAGAAGAAAATACTGTTGCCATAGATTCTGCAGTAATTTCAGAAAAACTAGATTATAATGAAACAAGTATCTTTTCTTTACTTGATTGTATACCTGATTTTAGTCTAGAGCTGCCTTCTCAAAATCAAGTTGCCACCATGTCTAGCAATGAAACAGCAGACCAAGAGCACTTCATTGCATACGGTTACAGTATTTTTGAGAAACCAGTAGTTCTCAAAACAGACAAGAATGAATCAAAAGAAATAGAGCCATTTATTGACTTCAGtaaaatggatgaaaataaaTCCATAGCGGAGACAGTggatattgaaaaaaatatggtCTGTAATAGTAATGCTACTCCCtacatgaaaagaaaaaggacatgtaacataaaaacaaaaaaaactggtAGGAAACCGTGTCTGTATAGCTGTCAAAGGGCAATCCCAATTAGTGGTAAAAATACATGGCCTCGTGAATCATGCGCAAGGACATCCTTGTCGATTTGTAAAAATCATGCATTGGATTCACATAGAGGATATTTAGAAGATACTGATTCAGTAACAAAATGGAGCAAATTGGAGGTCCATAAACCATTGGTAGATAGTTGTAAAATATCTCTAAATACAATGGAATGTGCTGTTGAAAGTCCATTTTCAGACTGCATATTGCATATGGGCAAGATATTTTCACCAATTACTGAGAATAGGTTTTCTTATGATGATATGGAAAGATCTAAACAAAGTACTGAAATTGTAGAATCAAAAGTGGttttgaatttattaaaagaaaaaggaaaaagtataAATATTCAGAATGACTCATTTGCAAGCATTAGGAAAAATAGGACAGATAATCCATCAGTTACCAAACAaaaaactgtgttgaaaaatttgacatcaGGAACTTTGTCAAATTTCAAAATTCCTTTACTTGAAGGTAAAGGTAATTTTAGAAAATTAGAAACTGAAACATCATCCGAAAAGGATACTGGCaattcttcaaatattttagaGAATGTTCTTTCTCCAAAAGAAGCTAGAATTAAAATGGCTTCATCTGACAAAAAATTTAGCTCACAAATCCAATCAGAACAGGAGAATTATACGTCTGCACTGGAAAAATACATGCATCAATTCAACAGTgatatttctgaaaatgtttctAAAAAGAGAAGAATTTGTAATACTTTTGAGAATACTTCACATAAGAATAAACTAAAATCACCAACTTTGAATGATACTCCTTTCTCTTTGAATACTGGAAATATAGAGGAACAAATGCTAAATTCTGCTTTGGCCTCAGAAATTATTGATAAAGTTAATGTCAACAATAAGTTGGCGCAGGAGAGCGATGACATTTGTCCAGATATTCTTAAGGCTTATGAAGATGATATTCTTGTAATTGATGTTATTCAAGATGATCCGGACCTGTTTGGAGATAATGTTAAGCAAGAAGATGACACTGCAAAGATTAATAATACTAAAAACATTTATAGCAGTCACTTTTCAGAAAAAGATCTGGAATGGAAATCGGAGTCTTCTCAATTTTCAAAAAGCAAGCATTTGAAATTCATTAG AGAAAGCCGCTTTCAAGATTATGAAACACTGAAATTGGATGATAATGCTGATGGTTTGGTGATACAAG GAGGAATATCAGAATCATCCCCTGAAGATGGACAGCTGTCAGAACTGAATAAACTTACCAAGGTTTTTGATACAGATGAAAAG TATGAATTTTCAAAGAAATTGCTTGCTATGCAAGAACAGAAAACAAATGTTCAAGACTTTGCAAAAAT TGAGAATACCCTAACAATTGAACCTTTGAGCTGTGATCATCAATTGGAATTGTCATTTCCTACTGCGAAAGCTATTGTTCCTCAACAGCAAGACCCAACACTAAAATCAAGGAGTAATG ATTTCAGATTCCCAAGGAAATGTCCTCCTTTGCCCTCATCATCTACTAATAGTTATAAaacctggaaagaaaaaaaacatccagGG ACTTATTTAGGATTGACTTTACCTCGTGGATACTGCAGATACTATTTCAATTCATTGAATAGCTGTGAGAATCCAAAATGCTGGTTTTCGCATGTTCTTGAATCAACAGATGATAAG CTTTGCAGTGAAATAATTAAGAAATATATAAGTATTGGTGGCGTAGCTTTGCTGCAACGGGCAG